Part of the Arachis hypogaea cultivar Tifrunner chromosome 6, arahy.Tifrunner.gnm2.J5K5, whole genome shotgun sequence genome, AATACCTTTCTTTGTCTTTTCTCTCAATGTCTTTTTTTTAGTGCCTCACATATATGCGTTTTACCGTTGaatagaaacaaagaaagatacaACATACAAACAAAATATCCAATGATAAATCATGAAGGAGATGATGCAGAACAGCTTTGAAGCTATAGGATGGACCGAATTCAGCACTCTTATATGCAGCTCTCCATCTAGCAGAATGCTTCTTTGATTTAGAAACACTATCTAAAATGTTGAGAAGAAATAGTAAAAAAGATCTAGCTTAAACTTAGATATTTGGTTCACTCCCCTTGAATTTTTTGTATTGAGTTCTGTTTTCAAAATTAGGGCTTGCTTTCCTAAGTCAGCTCCTTGAATTTTGAACTAGTTGAagtctttccttttcttttcatcAACCAGACCATAAAATCAGGGATTAAGAATTAGAGATAAGCAGCGACTTCATTGGTAATAGATCCTCAATGGGTTTGACAAATCAAAACTCTTAATCTTGTGCTTTAACCCTAAGGTTCAATATTAGCCATTAATTTATAGTAGAAGGAGATAGACTCTATTTTTTTCTGTTATCCAAAATTACATGTGTAGAGAGAATGAGTATTCAACAAGTAATTGACTTGCATGTTAAAGAAAacattttatctttttcttctaatttaacTTAACTTGAGCAAATTACTTTCGACtctcatttaatttgatatagcctccaagatttgtttttccttcctttctctttggTGCTTAGTAGAAAAGCgaactttttgtattttttttatgccTTTCTCAAATCACTAAAACTCCACCACCAATTTGATGCTTTTCTTTCCATGAAGACAATGGGTTGGATTAAGAACTTGATCCAAGTAACTAAAGTTCAGATACTTGATTCTATTGTTTGGGTTGCATAATAACATTTGGGCCTAAGATGGTGAGATTTTAGCTTCAATAGCTTATGAAACTCTTATTTCTTTTGGTTAACAATTCAGCAATTTCGTTTCTCAAAATTATCACTACCTGAacttagggctggaagtgagtcaagacAGCTCATGAGCCAGCTTTAGCTCGACTcattaatagctcgataagctgAACTCGTGAGTTGGTGAGTCGAGTTTGAGCTTGGATTtgaactcataaattaaatgagtcgaacTTGAatttggataagctcagctcattagctcgtgagctggctcgattatatatataatattaaaagtatacaTTAAATGCATATAGAATATGCGTATTaacaatttaatatatatatatataatagtaatatataattttacatatatattaaggttcttaattgtttaaaattttatagtcattttttatatatacttttgatgtaggacataaataaaaaatttataattgatagatagataatatattaaatttatttttttaatattttttaatatataaattataatttatcgatatagaattatagattatatttttattatttgaaccaGCTCGTGAATTTTCGTTGAGTCGAGGTTGAGCTTACGAAATAAGCTCAATTATTAATGAGTCGAGTCGTGAGCCAAGCTTAATTTTCGTGAGTCAAACTTAAACTTGGTCTAACTCAACTCAACTCTGTTCACTTCCAGCCTTACGACTGAACTGATTTGGACAAAGTGCAGCATCAATGAGTCTCGATGTATATTTTTGTTGGATCAAAAAAGGCAATAACTTGTGACTCCATTCAATGTTCAATTAGTTCAAAATAATTTAGTCCATTTTATCAATTTCAACTATCATATGGATCTGCACAATTAACACTCACATCAAACAAGAATAATAacacaaattttatattttaattttgagaaTTAATTGGCTTAATacttttatgtaattttaaacaTAATTATGGATAAATTATATTGATACCGTTTCAAAATgatttcacaaataaaaaaaaaaacagattttgttaatgttaaaaaattgagaaatatggaaaacaataataataatctacTTTTGATGCACTTCAAATTTTACATGTATATTTAATAAATGTcacgttaacaaaaataattatcttttatattaattatatacttaattatttaaaaaatataattaaataattatataaaatattttatatttttagtagattAAAATTGAACTCATAACAATGAAGTGATTATTTCCCTATTATAACTTTTTTGTACTTTCATGGCACAACCAAAAGATAAAGCAGAAAAAGCACTGATTTAGTTGATTGGCCTCTTATGTCTCAGTGGTAAATTAGCTTAATAATGTTCCACATTTCAATAACCAAAATGTTAATCACCCATTACCATACATGACCGACGACCACCTTTTAGCAAATTGGTAAAATAAGGAAAGCAAACACTATGTCTTGTATATAATATAGTACGCATAAGTAGAAGGAAAAGAGCAGTCATAACAGATTAACAAACacatttacaaaaaataaaaatagtaaagaaaagaaaaaatgaagtaCCAAAAAGGTAGAGGGGAAAAGAATGTTGATGAGTCTAAAGTCTAAACCAATGGAATTGGTCAACTGGTTTAAAGTAATTTAAAAGTcttcataaaagaaaaaaatcatatCACAATATAATTCTAGATATTAATTTTGGTTTGAATAGAATCGTCTCTTATAAAAATTATCTGTCGTTCAAacatcataacaaaaaaaaagagaaaaaaaaaaggaagaaaatactACGACATTTACAAACGACTGCTTAAAATATTAATGCAGTCCCTGGTCAATTTTAGAACTGTGTTCACAACAAACCTATGCAAATCAAAAACTAATTAGGCACTTTAATTTTGTTCATATACCTTTTCAACAATCGATACGATAGAGTGTATCGTTCAACTAGCTAACCCAGATGCATTGATGCAAGTGGTCTCTTACCAAGAAAAAAAATGTTCTCGTTGAAAGCTGACTTTGGAATATAACCACCATTCAAGTCTTTATTAATGGCTGGGGTTTTATACCTTTCCTtcattattttgcttgtttgTAAAAGTAGAAGAAGTATATAGTCAGTGCCTTTTTAATTAGCTACATTTCAACACTTGCTCCTTAAGACAATGGCAAAGTGATAAAGGATTAGGCAGCAGTGCAATCAAAAAGTTCACCATGCAACAGTAGCAGTCAAATAAATTGCAGCATGTTATCTTTTACTTACTAATTAACAaagcattttttttgttaagtAGGGTCGACTATATGAATGAAAATGTCACTGTGATGTGTTTATGCTTTGAGATGtgactttaatttatattaactgTTGCATACCTAATTAACCCAACCCATCATGATTTTAAAGATGCCATTGTGTTGTGACTATATATTTGGGATGCGATATTGTTTTACTTTGGCAGTTGCACAATGAACAACCCTTCTCATTTTTTGGGCTTGGCACCGCATTGGCTTAATTAAATTGcgagcaatgctaggggccatcaatttttgtaattgttagccatcaactagccatcaatgatgatttgatggtgtgagattggtgtgagatttcatccaatggctcaccttcttctgctggttacatgctggccaaaattcaataaaactgctgcccctagactttttcttaaATTGCAGCAAGTTATCAATTtatgaaaattattattatactttATGAAATATGAAGGATCTTGCTCTATCACATATGACCTCTATTGCCATTATGTAAACTCTTTTTAAGCTTTCAATTTTCTCAAGTGTTAATTAAtgagacttttatttttttatcttaaaataatattGCTGATAATAAGTGAGCGGAGAAAGAGAGATAAATGGATCGATTGAAGAGAAATCTGAGGCCgagtataaaattatatattagtaaaaatttagatatggttattttctttttaaattgataattaaaaattattaaataataatttaattaaatatattaaattatataacgatttttaactattaaaCAAAACTACATATCAGTATTCtcaataaatataagataaataattaaatagaatttataCTTAGTCAAAATTACATGTAAAAAGTGAGATTAGAGAAGAGCAACTAAAAAAACTAATTCATAATTAAGGTTGCATTttgttttgaaaatagaagaagacAAGATATTGAGAATAAGACACAAAGgataaagatataaaaattaatatttttgtattttatttagtgataaactaaaaaaaattatgaaagtctaatttatttttatttttttattcaaaaagtttaaaaaaaataaaataataaaaatataattataaaaaattaattaaaataataaaaaataaaaaataaattgtatctctatatcttttttatcaaaataaatacaaaatatactaatttaatatttccatacataataatatttttatttatattttatctgttaaatataattttgtgaTTTCGTATTCGGTAAGTGTAAATAAACACCGTCTAAAAGACAATTATTTCAATATGTACGAAAGCATATTCGTGCATTATATATTTAAGCATTTCTCTTTGTGATTATTGTTTCATCCATGAACAATTgagagccaaaaaaaaaaaaaaagaaacaattcTTACTCAAAAGATGAGTGGAATTGAATGAATAATcccaaagaattgaattgaaaagaacAGAAGAAATCAAATAGAATTGCATTGTAATAATtacaaaacaagaaacaaaattgAAGTAACAAGGAAGGGTATGTAGAACAATGAAGAATCAAACTAAGGCATGAAGCTTATTATTAGGAGTAATACTTCCAAAGAGCAGCTTCAAATCATTCTCCAATGGTGTTAGGTTCAAGTCCAAGCACCTAACCCTTAGACTATTAGATCTCTTGAAAACCGGAACTTTAGCAACAACATGTTGAATCTCATTGATAGAAGACACAAGTTGTTGATGTTGATCATTTGGTGATCTGTGCCTTCTCATGTGGCCTCCGAGTGCCTGACCAAGAGAGAATTCTTGGCCACAAATGGAGCACTCGTGCATCTTCGGCTTAGTATCaacgttgttgttgttgttgggttctgATTCCAGCTTTGGCTTCTTGTTGTGGCTTGTTCTGTGGCCTCCAAGTGCTTGAAACGATGGGAACTTGCGGTTACATGTCTTGCACTCGAATTCCACTTCACCATTGTTATTGAGGCTTCTTTTCTttctaattattggattattagaGAGAAGCATAAGGCAATTCGCCAAGTCTATTTGATCTATTTCTCTCTTCATCTGACTCATGAATCAATCAATAAGGAGTAGCTAGTTTTAAATTGAATTTGGAGATGGAGAGGTTTACAGTTtatacttgtatatatatatgcagCGCTACTAGCTTATAAGGAATAAAGTCAACCGTTTTGACTAGTTTGaacgaataaaataattatagagATCtagtattaaaaaattaaattcagtgAATAAGATATTCAATTCAACTCATGGCAAAATTGAAGAAAAACACTACTAATAGTATAATGAAACAGGTCGTGTAGGACTGCTTGTTTGACTAGTCGTAAATCTAGAATGACCCGAATGCCCTCGCTGTTTACACAGCATACTGTGTAAGGAGTTGTCTCTTTTCGTTATTTTATCACGTGAAAGATTGTGTTTTGCTCACGTGGGGCTTtcgcatatttttcttttcttcttatttaattatttttggaaTAAGAACCGCGTCGGAGCTTAGTAGCAATTGGATGTTTGGTGATTGTTCTTTCAAAGTTGATTGTTCTTTCAAAGTTGGAATGTCCTGATTCAGAAATAACATATTAACACGAGTTTAATTTTCacctattattttattataaaaatatatttatacacaacaatatgacacaaaaacaaaaaaagcagctatctatataaaattatatatagagttgtCTCATGTTCGCATTTATGATCAAACTAGATTCATcacatttatttataattagtgttattcaatttgattcatatttttaattaaattatatttttatttataactagaaaaatacaaaaatacaatcCCTGTATATATTGAAGCTTGGTGCTTAcgtaaaaaatctaattattctaATATAAAAGATTTAACTATTATATCTTGCTATTAAATATTTGATCATCTTTATAGCTAATTATTCTGTTGAAAAAACTCATAAAATACATATGAATATACACAAATACTTAATATCTGATTATCTATTAAAGTTAGTATTTGTTTTTTGTATTtgtaatattaaaaagataataatttaaaattattttatttaatttaatatttataattttatacatatagtaTCTATAATTACATACTTgatacatataatattatttatttactacaatagtaattaataaatacaaaataagattattttaaattgatttgaACCTATTTTTGCTAGAGATTCAAGATATGACTGCATGCAGCATGCATGTGTTTGTTGAATTTACTAATTTAGTGTGCTGCAAACAAACGTTTTCTGATCTGAACATATATAAAATGGGTTTACTTATTATACTTTTCTTCCTAACGTCCATGGTTTACTTTTTCATGTTCAACCTTTTTGGTATTTAATTAATCATAGGCGTTATTGCATGtctatatgtatgtgtgtgttcTATGTATGATGTGCACATTTTCCAATACACTTAGCTTATTTCAGCCGACACATTTGTATAAAGATTGAAAACATCAACATAGTGCATTTGATAAAGAAGAGTATTATTATTGCATGTAGGAATATATTTGATATGTATATATGGAAATTTATATCAATTcatcttaattttattaataatatcaacTAAAATTAGTAATTACATTCTTAGAAAAACTAGATcagtaattataaatattattgtttTAGTAACCTATTAAATGTAATCAATGCGCAatcacttattattattattattattattattattattattattattattattattgataaagaGTAAAAAAGCAAAGTAGGCTATTGATGCATGTAGAATAAAGAATTAGATAGCAGAGAGAAATTAAACACTGGCACTGGCAGGGGAAGCATCTCCATTATTCAAACACTAATGTCAAATGTGTAGTACAGTTTAGACTTTAGactgttgaatttaattaatccTAAGATTATTTAATAGCTGATAATATTTCAAATGGCATCTAGAAAATATGTTACATCATATATGTTAGGCCAATTGTGtaggtttttttaattaaaaataaataaaagccgATAACGAGCACGCAGTATTGTTAACATATAGTAGATTATAGAACCGTCTGATATATTAACGTGGGTCTATTTAAAATGAGTCTAAATCTTTTgagtttatttatataatttaaaattttagattaaattaataataaatttaatagtttatatttaaaataacaataagtttttgatattttaaaattggtCCATATAAAATTTGAATAACAAATCTTTGTTTCAAATGCTTGCtgtccctttttttctttctttgtgagGACCTCTTCCTCTCTAGATACCTAAATACCTTATGTTTGTTGTCGCTTTTTCATTTTTGTGAAGACTTTGCCATTTTTTCTTCTACCATCTTTTTTATTAGATACCTTCCTATTTTAACGCAATTTCTCGAtttccttaaaatttttttgaatttgtgtcGGACGCAGTGTCTCTTCAGTTCTACCGGGATCCTCCTCGGTGTCATTATCAAGAGGATTCTCATTGACACAAATTAATTTTCAAGGTTTTATACTTTGACAATTTCAATTTTCTGCATTTTACGATTAACgtatattgatgatgatgatcattttGTTTCGATgtgtgtgataaaccactattttatggtttatattgtgtttaattgtgtggttttatcatgatccttacccacttattcattaatttagcatgcatttgtatttctttcctgaaattattacatggttgaaaactgtttcctagagactttttaattatgctttttagttctcctttatcccattcgataccgtgatctgtgtgttaagtgtttcaagctttatagggcatggatgagttggagattggaaaggaatggatgagttggagattggaaaggaagctagcaaaaatggaaggaacacaagaaattgaggagataaccagcgagaagtgacgcggccgtatggctcacgcgttcgcgcgaaagaggagaaatcgcagtgacgcggccgcataacttacgcgaccgcgcggaatggaaaagcacaagtgacgcggaggtgtggacgacgcgaacgcgtggcagggaaaaacgcgaatgacgcgtccgcatggatgacgcgatcgcgtgacgtgcacgatctgcataatctgcagattcCGCTAGGGGCGAGTTTGGGCcccgttttgacccagttctcggctcaaaacagcagactagagacagagaacatgcagaaaccaaaaacaacaattcattctacacagttttagttttagatctagtttttactcctcctctaggttttttctctctacacattgatagtttttaggattttatttttctatcactttttgcattgggatattgagaagagttattacctcatcaaaacTTCGTCATTCtatttcgttttctttacttggctttactttttcatgtcctttgctttgttaattttaccattggaatattattaggatttatttaatacgaggattacttttatttttatttgattattttgattttatttacaatgtctttctttaattccttttcatatgttatgaattttacattcacaatgagcgagtagttccctaacttgatggggagttgattgaaaggaaccaattgagttggaaggcttgaaagaaagattgtaattgggttattgttggcttgccctctagtcactaacaccaatcccttttaattaagtgggttgcaacttgtgaatgggcatagcatcccaacttgtttaactttcccttacctagtaagagataactaaacaggataacctttaattatcaattaatctagagagtaatccaacaatagcgggacttccaactaatcaactcccaatcaaggcttttatttacattattcaaattctccaattttatttcctgtttactcaactcaaacctttttgaaaacatctgattaataaaatagcacacttttctgcaactcgttgggagacgacctgggattcatactcccagtaattaaaatttaaatttctgtgacacctttctaaattgataagtggaattttggtgagttaagaactatacttgcaatgcatatattttaataatttttaattcaccaatttccgcTGCATCAATTTTTggtaccgttgccggggagttgcaacaatgtgttaatttattgattggtatttatttttattgcaattttttcttttcattctatcaCTATGAACTGTACGTTTCTtttgttaaatgacgcgttcgcttcctgatccaagcttgccagcatttgaccctgaaattgaaagaactctttcacatataaGTCGAGCTAGGCGTAGGCGACTCCTCTTTGAGGAAGAACCTGAaccgtcatctaaggaagaaacaaaCCCCCTTTCTATTGATCCAgttcatttacgtgcaggtgacatggcagcgcccaaaagagtcactatccaggaggaaggagtccctgattttacgctccaaccattccaggcacaccacccaacagtagctgtagattttgaaataaagtcttcactactcaacttgatgcccaaaatttcatggcttacctgctcaagagcctatcaagcatcttagggatttccagaccgcttgttctactgttaagcgtgatggcgctgatgaaatctctattctattgaaagccttcccattttctctggagggaaaggcaagagagtggtactacactcaactcaGAGAaactgtttccaactgggatacacttaggagagaatttctggataaattctttccagctgaagttaccgataagctgaggaaggacatgtctatgatcgttcatgatgaatctgagaccctctatgaatacttggaacaCTTCAATACACTTCGAGATGCATgtccccatcatatgattgacaagatagttttGCTCGGTTACTTTACACAGGGTTTGAGATCTCAAGATAGACCACACTGGAAGGTGCttgcaatggttctatgaaaaagtacaagactacggacGAAGCATGACAATTGATCAGAGACTTAGCTGACTCTACTAGGAATCATAGGCAGAgacaaagtcggtcaagagctgttgTGGAAGTATCCACTAATACAGAGACTACTACTATAGCCTAGAGtctatgtgaaatgactaacttgctgaagcagatgcaactgaatcaacaacaacctcagcaagttcagccttccccgccacagcacagccagcagttagttccacaaagagtatgcagaTTACAGTCACTATACCGATGAGTGTCTGCAGCtccaaccattacccaacccaaagggtggtattaatgccatcaccctaaggtctggaaccacactataggagagaaatcaggaggagccaagcccaccaaaaCATGCCTCatctgaagaggtagtagaattagaagatgttgaagaggaagaggacatacaggacatagctgagaaagaagaagctcaaccacaggaggaagcaccaaaaggtgcagacactgcagaaaacaccactcccattccatttccacaatttgcaaggaagcccaggaagcagttggaacctgaccccaaaatggtagaaatcttcaaaaaggttgaggtaactgttcccctttttgatgtcattcaacaggtacctaaatatgcaaagtttctaaaagatttatgcatacataaagacaaaattaatgaattagaaactattcctttaggaagctctatatctgctttaatgggaaatttacctgaaaaatgtagtgacccaggtccttgtatagttagttatACTATTGgaggtgtagtaatttatgattgcatgtgtgatttgggagcatgttagtataatgcctttatctgtatatgatgttttaaggctccctcccttaaaaaggtcggcagctcgttttgtgttggcagataaaagcattattacagtagctgTAGTTGCTGacgatgttttggtgaacattaaagggctcacattttccattgatttctatatcttggagatgcccaataatgactcagataagccatcatcaatcctacttggcagaccattcctgaagacatcaagattcaaattagatgctttttcaggaacatattcttttgaaatagatggccgaatagtaatcTTTAATTTGAATGGAGTCacaaacaaccctccagaagatcattctatcttccagtgtgatatcatagatgaaactgtagctgaaattCACCAAGAAGAGCTGGAAGAAAAGTACACAGAATaaagtccaagtgtggggactctATTAACTAACAATAAGGATACTTCGGCATTTTCgcaagctccagacaatccagagcctgcccatgaccaGAAGATagagttgaaacctctccctccacatctcaaatacgcTTATATTGAAGATGGgaagaagtttccagttattattgcatAGGACCTCACTCCTGAataggaagagcagttacttagtgtgctgaggaagcac contains:
- the LOC112696437 gene encoding zinc finger protein ZAT11, whose amino-acid sequence is MSQMKREIDQIDLANCLMLLSNNPIIRKKRSLNNNGEVEFECKTCNRKFPSFQALGGHRTSHNKKPKLESEPNNNNNVDTKPKMHECSICGQEFSLGQALGGHMRRHRSPNDQHQQLVSSINEIQHVVAKVPVFKRSNSLRVRCLDLNLTPLENDLKLLFGSITPNNKLHALV